The following coding sequences are from one Pseudoalteromonas carrageenovora IAM 12662 window:
- a CDS encoding DASS family sodium-coupled anion symporter, which yields MKGTDIRVTSGLISIAIVLLLWFAVPPPQGVTENAWHLLALFIGTVVAIIGKAMPIGAIAILAITSVALTGVTNDSPSGAIKDALSGFSNSLIWLIGIAIIISRGLAKTGLGNRIGYNFISFFGKKTIGIGYALALSELVIAPVTPSNTARGGAIIHPIMKSIATSFGSSPEEGTSRKIGHYLALVSYHINPITSAMFITATAPNPLIVKLIADATGANISITWSTWALAALVPGLLCIALVPLVVYAIYPPEVKSTPDAKTYAESKLTEMGPMSYGEKIMVGVFAMLLILWAGVPAMILGADYAVNTTAVAFLGLSVLLVTGVLSWDDVLKEKSAWDTVVWFSALVMMATFLNKLGLVTWFSTLVESNIAQLGFDWIVSAIILVAVYFYAHYFFASTTAHITAMFAAFYAAGLALGAPPLFLGLLLAGASSLMMSLTHYATGTSPIVFGSGYVSLKDWWVMGLIMSVINLSVWGIIGGLWWKALGYW from the coding sequence ATGAAAGGTACTGATATTCGAGTTACCTCTGGTCTGATTTCTATAGCCATTGTTTTACTACTTTGGTTTGCTGTACCACCTCCGCAAGGTGTTACCGAAAATGCATGGCATTTGCTCGCTTTATTTATTGGTACTGTAGTTGCCATTATTGGTAAAGCAATGCCTATCGGTGCCATTGCTATTTTAGCTATTACTTCTGTTGCACTAACCGGCGTAACTAATGACAGCCCATCTGGCGCTATTAAAGATGCATTAAGTGGCTTTTCTAATTCATTAATTTGGCTGATTGGTATTGCTATTATTATTTCTCGGGGTTTAGCTAAAACTGGTTTGGGAAACCGTATTGGCTATAATTTTATTTCTTTTTTTGGTAAAAAAACTATTGGTATTGGCTATGCACTCGCGCTGTCTGAACTTGTTATAGCGCCTGTGACGCCAAGTAATACCGCGCGAGGCGGCGCTATTATTCACCCAATTATGAAGTCGATAGCAACAAGCTTTGGCTCGTCCCCTGAGGAAGGTACCTCTCGTAAAATTGGCCACTACCTTGCTTTAGTGAGCTACCATATAAACCCTATTACATCAGCTATGTTTATTACAGCGACTGCGCCAAACCCGCTAATTGTAAAGCTTATTGCAGATGCTACTGGTGCAAATATTAGTATTACTTGGAGTACGTGGGCGCTCGCAGCGCTTGTTCCTGGTTTGCTATGTATTGCCCTTGTGCCTTTGGTTGTTTATGCCATTTACCCACCTGAAGTTAAAAGTACGCCCGACGCTAAAACCTACGCAGAATCTAAATTAACTGAAATGGGCCCAATGAGTTACGGCGAAAAAATAATGGTGGGTGTTTTTGCCATGCTGCTTATTTTATGGGCCGGCGTGCCTGCAATGATTTTAGGGGCTGACTACGCAGTTAATACAACCGCAGTGGCTTTTTTGGGTCTGTCGGTTTTATTAGTGACTGGTGTATTAAGCTGGGACGATGTACTTAAAGAAAAGTCTGCGTGGGATACCGTTGTTTGGTTTTCAGCATTAGTAATGATGGCCACTTTTTTAAATAAACTAGGTTTGGTAACGTGGTTTTCAACACTTGTTGAGAGCAATATTGCGCAACTGGGCTTTGACTGGATTGTATCGGCCATTATATTGGTAGCTGTGTATTTTTACGCTCATTACTTTTTTGCCAGTACCACAGCACATATTACTGCTATGTTTGCCGCATTTTACGCCGCAGGTTTAGCGCTTGGCGCTCCGCCTTTATTTTTAGGTTTACTGTTAGCTGGCGCTTCATCACTCATGATGTCGTTAACGCATTACGCAACAGGCACATCTCCCATCGTGTTTGGCTCAGGCTATGTATCGTTAAAAGACTGGTGGGTAATGGGCCTTATAATGAGCGTTATTAATTTAAGTGTATGGGGAATTATTGGCGGGCTTTGGTGGAAGGCACTTGGGTATTGGTAG
- a CDS encoding DUF417 family protein produces MNLKLTNNVITFLLASSFLLLGLSFALGSNPNTLTATFSFYGVDSLMSVSALGLISGSFMIALAFATVLARFKLMKPTVALLLAAIISLVALLTLFASNRWMAQLGGFPIIGSGQGIIKYFAVVPLYLFLFYKDKLTDKQHVLLNFIPVAMVLLWIGGMKFYEFEAKGIVSLVETSPFMSWLYTVFSVQGASNVIGGFDVLFAVLLGLGLFLNNKKLIIVSGLACLSVFMMTQTFLITATGAFSSSTLLDRLGQFVIKDLWYIANLVVIAFLMIFKPTK; encoded by the coding sequence ATGAACTTAAAACTAACCAATAACGTGATTACTTTTTTATTAGCGAGTAGCTTTTTGCTACTTGGCTTGTCGTTTGCGTTAGGATCAAACCCTAATACTTTAACGGCTACGTTTAGTTTTTATGGCGTTGACTCGCTAATGTCTGTATCTGCGTTAGGTTTAATTAGTGGCTCCTTTATGATTGCTTTAGCATTCGCCACCGTGCTCGCTCGTTTTAAACTAATGAAACCTACAGTCGCACTTTTACTTGCAGCAATTATAAGTTTAGTTGCATTACTTACTTTGTTTGCCAGTAACCGTTGGATGGCGCAACTTGGCGGCTTTCCAATCATTGGTAGCGGGCAGGGCATAATTAAATACTTTGCTGTAGTGCCTTTGTATTTATTTTTGTTTTATAAAGACAAGCTTACCGACAAACAACATGTACTTTTAAACTTTATACCGGTTGCCATGGTTTTATTGTGGATTGGCGGCATGAAGTTTTATGAATTTGAAGCAAAAGGTATTGTAAGTCTTGTTGAAACGTCTCCGTTTATGTCGTGGTTATACACGGTATTTAGCGTACAAGGCGCGTCTAACGTGATTGGCGGGTTTGATGTATTATTTGCTGTGTTATTGGGCTTAGGGCTATTTTTAAATAATAAAAAGCTAATTATTGTAAGTGGTTTAGCGTGTTTAAGCGTATTTATGATGACCCAAACATTCTTAATTACCGCAACCGGTGCATTTAGTTCTTCCACTTTATTGGATCGTTTAGGGCAATTTGTAATTAAAGATTTGTGGTATATAGCAAACCTTGTTGTTATTGCTTTTTTAATGATTTTTAAGCCGACTAAATAA
- a CDS encoding Rho-binding antiterminator, with translation MISCNQYDYIEIACMHHLSVELILKNGDEVCGVATDTKRNANRDECIVVNVNSELQLIMLTTISVLKAREKNPYFDHVNFDVR, from the coding sequence ATGATCAGTTGCAACCAATACGACTACATCGAAATTGCTTGTATGCACCATTTAAGCGTTGAGCTTATTTTAAAAAATGGCGACGAAGTATGTGGCGTAGCAACTGATACAAAACGCAATGCTAATAGAGACGAATGCATAGTTGTTAACGTAAATAGCGAGTTGCAACTCATTATGCTCACTACAATCAGCGTGCTTAAAGCGCGTGAGAAAAATCCATACTTTGACCACGTGAACTTTGATGTAAGGTAA
- a CDS encoding immunity protein Imm33 domain-containing protein, whose translation MSIELNQQECCEHYGAQYQPVEQAQLVTISKGIYEGVTPVEGVRYPSPEHMSGWWLTTDEYNGNIDSLVTVHFQHIIEKRPELALYMALPFGYRFNLGGETEHVWFDQEVANESI comes from the coding sequence TTGAGCATTGAGTTAAATCAGCAAGAGTGTTGTGAACATTATGGTGCTCAGTACCAACCAGTAGAGCAAGCTCAACTTGTAACTATATCAAAAGGCATTTACGAAGGAGTTACCCCAGTTGAAGGAGTTCGTTACCCTTCACCTGAACATATGAGTGGTTGGTGGTTAACTACTGATGAATATAATGGAAATATTGATTCATTGGTTACAGTTCATTTCCAGCATATCATTGAAAAACGTCCTGAATTGGCACTATATATGGCATTACCTTTCGGCTATCGTTTTAACTTGGGCGGCGAAACTGAACATGTATGGTTTGATCAGGAAGTGGCGAATGAAAGCATATAA
- a CDS encoding IS110 family RNA-guided transposase: protein MNKHSILFIGLDTHKEFNEVAYIEEHRGSQPVHLGRFSSSKVAVQKLVRQFESKYPGATLHFVYEAGPCGYWIYRLITSLGHCCYVVAPSLIPKKPGEKIKTDKRDALKLAKLLKSEDLTPIYVPEPEDEAVRDLSRAREIAMEDLKDAKYQLKALMLRNNINYKGTANWSQKHLRWLTELVLPHPAQHIVLQEFLQTITERISRLERLDNELTHHVHQWRYYPVVKAIQAMRGVRLLVATGVVAELGDLSRFDHPRKLMSYLGLVPSEHSSGGKRHIGAITKCGNGRARRLLVEGAHTYRYAANISTDMQKRQEGLPKDIIDIAWKAQLRLCKRYKKMIAKGKHYNLVVTAIAREMIAYIWAIAKEVVLTPVNAKLRLARVPA, encoded by the coding sequence ATGAACAAACATAGCATACTTTTTATCGGACTTGATACACATAAAGAATTCAATGAAGTCGCCTATATTGAAGAACATAGAGGCTCTCAACCTGTTCACCTTGGTCGATTTTCTTCTTCCAAAGTGGCCGTTCAAAAGCTTGTTCGTCAGTTTGAATCTAAATACCCTGGCGCAACGCTACACTTTGTTTATGAAGCAGGCCCTTGTGGTTATTGGATTTACAGATTAATCACAAGCCTTGGCCATTGCTGTTATGTGGTTGCCCCGTCTCTTATTCCTAAAAAACCAGGCGAGAAGATTAAAACCGATAAACGTGATGCCCTTAAGCTCGCTAAATTACTTAAATCTGAAGATTTAACACCTATCTATGTTCCCGAGCCTGAAGATGAAGCCGTACGCGATTTATCTCGCGCACGCGAAATAGCCATGGAAGATTTAAAAGATGCTAAATATCAATTAAAAGCGTTGATGCTTCGCAATAATATTAATTACAAAGGCACCGCAAATTGGTCACAAAAACATTTACGTTGGCTCACTGAGCTTGTGCTGCCACATCCCGCGCAGCACATTGTCTTACAGGAGTTTTTACAAACAATTACCGAGCGAATAAGCCGACTTGAAAGACTAGACAATGAACTAACACATCACGTCCATCAATGGCGTTATTATCCCGTTGTTAAAGCAATACAAGCAATGCGAGGTGTTCGCTTGTTGGTCGCCACCGGCGTTGTAGCTGAGCTTGGTGATTTATCGCGCTTCGACCATCCCCGTAAATTAATGAGTTATCTCGGTCTTGTACCCAGTGAACACTCGAGTGGTGGCAAACGCCATATTGGCGCTATCACAAAATGCGGAAACGGCCGAGCAAGACGCCTTCTCGTTGAAGGTGCACACACTTATCGGTATGCGGCAAATATATCGACAGATATGCAAAAACGACAAGAAGGTTTACCAAAGGACATTATTGATATTGCGTGGAAAGCACAACTTAGGCTCTGCAAGCGCTATAAAAAAATGATAGCCAAAGGGAAACACTACAACCTTGTTGTCACCGCAATTGCCCGAGAAATGATTGCGTACATATGGGCCATTGCAAAAGAAGTGGTACTTACGCCAGTGAACGCAAAACTTAGATTGGCAAGAGTACCCGCATGA